In Pseudoduganella albidiflava, a single window of DNA contains:
- a CDS encoding sensor histidine kinase, translating to MAVLRSSILPWLLALATASAPASAPAGPRQPESRVANEAANEAARRSSQDVAAPAPARATLQNTSWTRKDGAPANVFSMAQDGNGLLWFAATDGLYSFDGARFLRQRAVYGHPLHAQATTAVTAVGETIWVGYQFGGISRFEHGAVRHYTGKNGPQGAIYHFIQLPDGSLWATGSRGLHRFDGEDWRLVTPADGLSEGLVMFHTVLPDGSMLVYAPDGIYRSARKAGSGGYTFTRVLDEPGVDGGDLWKDGQVLINSRAHGLRLFDPASGRLAPFQLRNGGLPMHTYTVDHRGRLWVNTGDALQLLDEARRPLQQFMPANGFSGKTMTTALTDREGNLWFATENGVDRVREPRLATIALPTGLTGPPGVVAGDDGAVWVINFHHENAFRVPTFIVDADGTRRDTGIHRVSATHSQADGTLWFAGDGGLWRVRKGETTRVALPGELAGRTVQAITTGPDGDLWLSVVGKGIHALRRGAWSAGGGHPELAMPTAISLSADRAGRIWLGYPDNRIAMLENGVVRQFDGKDGLAVGNTLAMVQGRDRFWIGGDRGLAWFDGKRFAALGERGRGSFYGVSGIVERGNGELWLHDTSGLARLDAPALAAAAGQRLPDVAAERFDHLDGHRGMPAQIRPLPSLVQATDGRLWYATSSSVGYIDPAAIPRNPRPPTVLIGAVRTDERAYPAGAALALPARVPRLEIDFTATALSMPERVRFRYRLVGQDGAWRDAGGLRQAVYTNLAPGAYTFEVIAANEDGVWSPRPASVALSIEAAFTQTLWFKLACALAAVAAIWLLHRWRLARVAARLHNDLKVRMLERERIARTLHDTFLQSVQSLVLRMHVLMHKLPDQSAVRAEAEEVLARAERVMDEGRDRVRQLRGPAVREGSLAQALTEAGREFAASGGTGFVAQVDGRPPELAPEVEDELFTIGREALANAFRHAAAAKVALQLDYRGGMLRLAVIDDGCGIPRDILARGARAGHWGLPGMRERAHLAGASLEIDSTPRGTTVRVTMPLAAGTPARDLHTA from the coding sequence TACAGCTTCGACGGCGCACGTTTCCTCCGCCAGCGCGCGGTGTATGGCCATCCCCTGCATGCGCAGGCAACCACCGCGGTGACGGCGGTGGGCGAAACGATCTGGGTCGGCTACCAGTTCGGCGGCATCAGCCGCTTCGAGCATGGCGCGGTGCGGCACTACACGGGCAAGAACGGACCGCAGGGCGCGATCTACCATTTCATCCAGCTCCCCGACGGCAGCCTGTGGGCCACCGGCTCGCGCGGCCTGCACCGCTTCGACGGCGAAGACTGGCGACTCGTCACGCCGGCCGACGGCCTGTCGGAAGGCCTGGTCATGTTCCATACCGTGCTGCCCGACGGCAGCATGCTGGTCTACGCCCCCGATGGGATCTACAGGAGCGCGCGCAAGGCCGGCTCCGGCGGGTACACGTTCACCAGGGTGCTGGACGAACCCGGCGTGGATGGGGGCGACCTGTGGAAAGATGGCCAGGTGCTGATCAACAGCCGTGCGCACGGCCTGCGGCTGTTCGATCCCGCCAGCGGCAGGCTGGCGCCATTCCAGCTGCGCAATGGCGGCTTGCCGATGCATACGTATACCGTCGACCATCGCGGCCGACTGTGGGTCAACACGGGCGATGCACTCCAGCTGCTGGATGAAGCGCGCAGGCCGCTGCAGCAGTTCATGCCGGCCAACGGTTTCTCGGGCAAGACCATGACCACGGCGCTGACCGACCGTGAAGGCAACCTGTGGTTCGCCACCGAGAACGGCGTCGATCGCGTGCGCGAACCGCGGCTGGCGACGATCGCGCTGCCCACGGGGCTGACCGGTCCTCCCGGGGTCGTCGCGGGCGATGATGGCGCGGTATGGGTCATCAACTTCCATCATGAGAATGCGTTCAGGGTACCCACCTTCATCGTCGATGCCGATGGCACGCGCCGTGACACCGGCATCCACCGGGTCAGCGCGACACACAGCCAGGCCGACGGCACTCTCTGGTTCGCCGGCGACGGCGGGCTGTGGCGCGTGCGCAAGGGCGAAACGACGCGGGTCGCGCTGCCAGGCGAGCTGGCTGGCCGGACCGTCCAGGCCATTACCACTGGACCGGACGGCGACCTCTGGCTATCCGTGGTGGGCAAGGGCATCCATGCCTTGCGGCGCGGCGCGTGGAGCGCCGGCGGCGGCCACCCCGAATTGGCGATGCCGACCGCGATTTCACTGAGCGCCGACCGGGCCGGGCGAATCTGGCTCGGCTACCCGGATAACCGGATCGCCATGCTGGAGAACGGCGTGGTGCGGCAGTTCGACGGCAAGGACGGTCTCGCCGTCGGCAATACCCTGGCGATGGTGCAGGGGCGCGACCGGTTCTGGATCGGCGGCGACCGTGGCCTGGCCTGGTTCGATGGCAAGCGTTTCGCCGCCCTCGGCGAACGCGGACGGGGATCCTTCTATGGCGTCTCGGGCATCGTCGAGCGTGGCAATGGCGAACTGTGGCTGCACGACACCAGCGGCCTGGCGCGCCTGGATGCGCCGGCGCTTGCCGCCGCGGCCGGCCAGCGCCTGCCCGACGTCGCCGCCGAGCGCTTCGACCACCTCGATGGCCACCGGGGCATGCCCGCCCAGATCAGGCCCTTGCCTTCGCTGGTCCAGGCCACCGATGGCCGCCTGTGGTATGCGACGTCCAGCAGCGTGGGATATATCGATCCCGCCGCGATTCCCCGCAACCCGCGCCCGCCGACGGTACTGATCGGCGCCGTCCGCACGGACGAACGCGCCTATCCGGCCGGCGCGGCACTGGCACTGCCGGCGCGCGTGCCGCGGCTGGAGATCGACTTCACCGCCACGGCGCTGTCGATGCCCGAGCGGGTGCGTTTCCGCTATCGCCTGGTCGGCCAGGACGGCGCCTGGCGCGATGCCGGCGGCCTGCGCCAGGCGGTCTATACGAACCTCGCACCGGGCGCCTACACGTTCGAAGTGATTGCCGCCAACGAGGACGGCGTGTGGAGCCCGCGCCCGGCGAGCGTGGCCCTGTCCATCGAGGCCGCGTTTACGCAAACCCTGTGGTTCAAGCTGGCCTGCGCGCTCGCCGCGGTGGCGGCGATCTGGCTGCTGCACCGCTGGCGCCTGGCCCGGGTCGCCGCGCGGCTGCACAACGACCTGAAAGTGCGCATGCTCGAACGCGAGCGGATCGCCCGCACCCTGCACGACACCTTCCTGCAGAGCGTGCAGTCGCTGGTCCTGCGCATGCATGTGCTGATGCACAAGCTGCCGGACCAGAGTGCCGTGCGGGCGGAAGCGGAGGAGGTGCTGGCGCGCGCCGAGCGCGTGATGGACGAAGGCCGCGACCGGGTCCGGCAGTTGCGGGGACCTGCCGTGCGCGAGGGAAGCCTGGCACAGGCGTTGACGGAGGCGGGGCGCGAGTTCGCGGCATCGGGCGGCACCGGCTTCGTCGCGCAGGTCGATGGGCGCCCGCCGGAACTGGCACCCGAGGTCGAGGACGAGTTGTTCACCATCGGCCGCGAAGCGCTCGCCAACGCCTTTCGCCACGCCGCCGCCGCCAAGGTCGCCTTGCAGCTCGACTACCGCGGCGGCATGTTGCGCCTGGCCGTCATCGACGACGGTTGCGGCATCCCGCGCGACATCCTTGCGCGCGGCGCGCGGGCAGGGCACTGGGGCTTGCCCGGCATGCGCGAACGGGCCCACCTGGCCGGCGCCTCCCTGGAGATCGACAGCACGCCGCGCGGCACCACGGTCCGCGTCACCATGCCGCTGGCGGCCGGCACGCCGGCGCGCGACCTGCATACCGCCTGA
- a CDS encoding sugar MFS transporter, producing the protein MQQMSIDNLGAPVRHSTREVVAGMLFVGLLFFILGFVTWLNGSLVPFLKIVCDLNNFQALWVTFAFYIAYTVMALPSAAVLRRTGYKRGMTLGLGIMGVGALLFIPAAHSTRYELFLAALFTLATGMTLMQTAINPYIVCLGPRDSAAMRISIMGLFNKGAGVVVPLIFTSLMLADIDRFSHTAMATLEPAAREAMRAALAQRLVFPYACMAALLFAIMVFIHFSSLRDIAPEEDEPAAPAEGAARPGQVEAKGGVLQFPQLVLGALALFAYVGVEVIAGDTIGLYGHELGVANFGVLTSYTMVCMVLGYLVGVVAIPRWLSQQRALLLSAVAGIVFTIGVVTGSTQSGGIAEALLGWAGIAPVPDTVMCLALLGMANAMVWPAIWPLALQGLGRHTASGSAVLIMAICGGAVLPLLYGYLSDLATPRAGYWLLLPCYLLILWYAASGHKLRSWR; encoded by the coding sequence ATGCAGCAGATGAGCATCGACAACCTCGGCGCGCCGGTGCGCCATTCGACACGGGAGGTGGTGGCCGGCATGCTGTTCGTGGGGCTGCTGTTCTTCATCCTCGGCTTCGTCACCTGGCTCAATGGCTCGCTCGTGCCGTTCCTGAAGATCGTCTGCGACCTGAACAACTTCCAGGCCTTGTGGGTGACCTTCGCCTTCTACATCGCCTACACGGTGATGGCGCTGCCGTCCGCCGCGGTGCTGCGCCGCACCGGCTACAAGCGGGGCATGACGCTGGGCCTGGGCATCATGGGCGTGGGCGCGCTGCTGTTCATCCCGGCCGCGCACAGCACGCGCTATGAACTGTTCCTGGCCGCGCTGTTCACGCTGGCCACCGGCATGACGCTGATGCAGACGGCCATCAATCCCTACATCGTCTGCCTCGGCCCGCGCGACAGCGCCGCCATGCGCATCAGCATCATGGGACTGTTCAACAAGGGCGCCGGCGTGGTGGTGCCGCTGATCTTCACGTCGCTGATGCTGGCCGACATCGACCGGTTTTCCCATACCGCCATGGCCACGCTGGAGCCGGCCGCGCGCGAGGCGATGCGCGCCGCGCTGGCGCAGCGGCTGGTGTTCCCGTATGCGTGCATGGCGGCGCTGCTGTTCGCGATCATGGTCTTTATTCATTTCTCCAGCCTGCGCGATATCGCCCCCGAGGAAGATGAACCGGCCGCGCCGGCGGAGGGGGCGGCGCGGCCCGGGCAGGTGGAGGCAAAGGGCGGCGTGCTGCAATTCCCCCAGCTGGTACTGGGCGCGCTGGCGCTGTTCGCCTACGTGGGCGTGGAAGTCATCGCCGGCGACACCATCGGCCTGTACGGCCATGAGCTGGGCGTCGCCAACTTCGGCGTGCTGACGTCGTACACGATGGTGTGCATGGTGCTCGGCTACCTGGTCGGCGTGGTGGCGATCCCGCGCTGGCTGTCGCAGCAGCGCGCGCTGCTGCTGTCGGCGGTGGCCGGCATCGTGTTCACGATCGGCGTGGTCACCGGCTCCACCCAGTCCGGCGGCATCGCCGAAGCGCTGCTCGGCTGGGCCGGCATCGCGCCGGTGCCGGATACCGTGATGTGCCTGGCACTGCTGGGCATGGCCAATGCGATGGTATGGCCGGCCATCTGGCCGCTGGCGCTGCAGGGCCTGGGGCGCCATACCGCCAGCGGCTCGGCGGTGCTGATCATGGCCATCTGCGGCGGCGCGGTGCTGCCGCTGCTGTATGGCTACCTGTCCGACCTGGCCACGCCGCGTGCCGGCTACTGGCTGCTGCTGCCGTGCTATCTGCTGATCCTGTGGTATGCCGCGAGCGGCCACAAGCTGCGCAGCTGGCGCTGA